The following coding sequences lie in one Spinacia oleracea cultivar Varoflay chromosome 1, BTI_SOV_V1, whole genome shotgun sequence genomic window:
- the LOC110805999 gene encoding BURP domain protein RD22-like, with protein sequence MDLHILPFIASLFIALVVSQATPSPEIYWKKMLPNTKMPNAIKLSLSEPGIEDGVHLRDNSRSLRHVRHPRHHREVDGEADVNVGSMDGVGVHTRNNNGGHTNVDVGPMNGVGVHTAKHGKGNADVDVGNGGVTVNAGPKDKPNYVKVQPGFNPFDYRYAHHKKGHAENGRSLFFLEKDMKFGKSMRIHFRLRTNEATFLPREKAESLPFSSNKITTILREFEVEPESEEANVIKETITGCKDKGIKGEEKYCATSLESLVDYVKKTLGTNVKAMSTESKIIGSNKVQNYTIVAMKKVDGDNAAIVCHKQRYAYAVFYCHKSSGTSAYMVSLMSMNGSKARALTICHKDTSAWNPKHLAFQLLNVKPGSAPICHFLPEDHIVWLSK encoded by the exons ATGGATCTTCATATTCTACCATTTATCGCCTCCCTTTTT ATTGCTCTTGTAGTAAGCCAAGCCACTCCATCACCCGAAATTTACTGGAAGAAAATGTTGCCAAATACTAAAATGCCAAATGCTATCAAGCTTTCATTGTCTGAGCCTG GGATTGAAGATGGAGTTCACCTCCGTGATAATAGCAGGTCCTTAAGACATGTTAGACATCCACGACATCATCGAGAGGTTGATGGCGAAGCAGATGTAAATGTGGGCTCAATGGATGGAGTTGGGGTACACACAAGGAATAACAATGGTGGGCACACAAATGTTGACGTGGGCCCAATGAATGGAGTTGGAGTACACACAGCAAAACACGGAAAAGGAAACGCTGACGTGGACGTAGGAAATGGAGGAGTTACAGTAAACGCAGGCCCAAAAGATAAGCCCAATTACGTTAAAGTACAACCCGGGTTTAACCCATTTGACTACAGGTATGCCCATCACAAAAAGGGTCATGCAGAAAATGGACGTTCTTTGTTTTTCTTAGAGAAAGACATGAAATTTGGAAAGTCGATGAGAATTCATTTTAGACTACgaaccaatgaagccacctTCTTACCTAGGGAGAAAGCTGAGTCACTTCCTTTCTCCTCCAACAAAATCACAACGATTCTTCGAGAATTTGAGGTTGAGCCAGAATCCGAAGAAGCCAATGTTATCAAAGAGACAATTACAGGGTGCAAGGATAAGGGCATAAAAGGGGAAGAAAAGTATTGTGCAACTTCTCTCGAGTCGTTGGTTGATTACGTGAAGAAAACTCTAGGGACAAATGTTAAGGCCATGTCTACTGAGTCTAAAATAATTGGTAGTAACAAAGTTCAAAACTATACAATTGTTGCAATGAAAAAAGTGGATGGAGATAATGCAGCTATAGTGTGTCATAAGCAAAGGTATGCTTATGCAGTGTTCTATTGTCATAAGAGTAGTGGCACATCGGCATATATGGTGTCTTTGATGAGTATGAATGGGTCAAAGGCTAGAGCGTTGACTATTTGTCATAAAGATACAAGTGCTTGGAACCCTAAACATTTGGCATTCCAACTTCTTAATGTGAAGCCTGGAAGTGCTCCTATTTGTCATTTCTTGCCCGAGGATCATATTGTATGGCTATCAAAATAG